The Brachypodium distachyon strain Bd21 chromosome 4, Brachypodium_distachyon_v3.0, whole genome shotgun sequence nucleotide sequence GTGGCCGTCCGGGACGGGGTGCTCATCCCGCGGCCCGAGACGGAGGCCGTGGTGGACATGGTGGGGAGCGTCGAGGGGTTCGGGGACGGCTGGTGGGCCGACCTCGGGACCGGAAGCGGGGCTatcgccgtggccgtggccagGATGTTGGGGCCCCGAGGGAGGGTCTTCGCCACCGACGTCAGCGAGGTCGCCGTTGAGGTCGCCCGGCTCAATGTCGAGAGGTACGGGATGCAGGTGAGTGGATTTTTGAACGTGTGTTTCGATGCGAGAATTTTTAagctagtattttttttaacacttTGATCAGAATAAAATGCTGCCGAAATGATACTGAGCTAAGCAATGGATGTTTATTCTCACTTCtcatgggtatcatcagtgaGTCTACTGAGCTGGCTAAACCTGTGTTACAATAGTGGCGTCAAAATGGTGGTGTAGGGCTGAAAATGCGGATACCTAGCTGGGTGATCCGTAgccaaaccaaaaaaaattgctacTACAGCAGATGGATTGACATCAGTTAGTTCTAACTTACTGGTGTAGATGGCAAGCAAATCGAATTGCATTGAGATTTACCCTCGGGAAAAAATTCAAGTAGTTAGTTGTCTAGTACACCTATCGTGGTTTACATCCACCCAAAGTTAGTGGGAGCTAGTTGCTCCTTGTAGTCCCACAACTATCACAGCAAAATTTATTTTTACCTTGCAGAAGTACATAGACATCCGTAGTTAACACTGAATTTTGCTGCGTTGAAAATAGGATAAAGTTGAGATAAGGCACGGCTCATGGTTTGAGCCTCTAGAAGATGTGAAAGGAAAACTTATGGGCGTGATTAGTAACCCTCCGTACATACCAACTGATGATCTACCTGGTTTGCAACCTGAAGTTGGTTGGCATGAACCAAAACTGGCACTTGATGGAGGCAAGGATGGACTTGACCATTTGCTTCATCTCTGTGAAGGATTATCTTCCGCACTGAAGCCTGGAggtttctttgtttttgagGTAAAACATATCTTCAGATGCCCATGTCTTTGTTTGCTACGAACCATTGTACATTACCGCTGATGTCTAGATAAATTCCAAATGTTTCAGTCATACTCGTACATAAACTTTAATTTCTACCAATATGTTCTCCAGTTTAGCTGTAGTGGATGTTTGGCTGCTATGACTTTCAGTTGATCACTTAGTAAGTGGTTGGTACATTTGTACAAGTTCTGGTGTTCATATTGGAGATATCACATTGCATGAAACAACAATGAAGTGTTGCTTTTAATGTGAACTATCCCAGCATTCTTGCCCTACAGAGTCTTAAACCATATTCCCTACATGAGACAGATGCACattctctctgttttttcctGAACGACTTACATTGGCAGTTTCACTCCAAAAGATGTAACATACACAAATCTCTTTGTGTCTATTTGGCAGACAAATGGCGACAAACAGTCTGAGTTTCTTGCCGATTTCATAAGTACAAAGTGGAGTTCTTCTTTTTGCAACGTGGAGGCAGTTTTAGACTTTGCAGACATCAAACGTTTTGTAAGAGGATATCGCAGATGACAACATGGATGCAGATGAGAACattctctctgttttttttcctgaatgACTTACATTGGCAGTTTCACTCCAAAAGATGTAACATACACAAATCTCTTTGTGTCTATTTGGCAGACAAATGGCAACAAACAGTCCGAGTTTCTTGCCGATTTCATAAGTACAAAGTGGAGTTCTTCTTTTTGCAACGTGGAGGCAGTTTTAGACTTTGCAGACATCAAACATTTTGTAAGAGGATATCGCGGATGAGAACATGGATGCTGATGCAATATTCTGGGTGGCCACTTTTGTTCCCTCATGATTTTTGGTAAGAACTATGCTGAATGGTCCaatttctgacttctttgcaATGCAGTAGCAGCATGCAACACTTGGTTGTTTCAGCTATCACCTTTTGTTCCTGGCGCCGCTGAAGCAATTTCTGGATCCGTAGCTTTCAAAACCGGACACCCGACCCCCCTGGGCCTGTTTCCGCCTGGTCTGGGCGGTTTTGACTGGGTTGACCGCCACATTGGCTGCCTCTCTGGCACTGCAACGTTGGCTTCAAGAGGCACACATGAACTGCAGCAAGTGTAATAGCAACAGTCACAGCATGCATGAACTTCTTGCTCATCTTTTCCAGTTCAATTCGCAGGTCATTGACCTCCTTTTGCAGCTCTTCAATCCTCAGGTCCTGTGAGGCCAATTCAAACTCCAGCTTCAACTTCTCTTCTTCAGTCCTCCTCAGTTCATTCTTCAGGCCATGCTCCTCTGTCTTCTTCCTGGAACCACTGCAGAGACGCTCGTCCATCATCTCAAGGAAGTGCCCGTCGCTCATCTGAAATACCCCAGCTCTAGGCCAATCTTCCCCCTCTTCAAGGAAGTCAGGCATCTACCCGCAAATCAAATCGATTAGATACAAATCAGAGGGGAAACCAGCggaggaaagagaaggaaaaccAAATCGAATAACGGCGACAAACAAGGGTTCCTCTGGTCGCCGGAGCTAAAGAACAGAATTGAGCGAGAGAGGCAGCCAACGTGGCGGTCAACCCGGTCAAAACCGCCCAGACCAGGCGGAAACAGGCCCGGGGGGTCAGGTGTTTGGTTTTGAAAGTTCAAGGGGGTTAAATACCCGGTTTCATAGTTTAGGGTGTTCTTTGAACTTCTCGATTAGTTGaggggggtaaaatggacttatttctTACTTAAATGTGTATTTCCGCTTGCCAGAACATGCTAAATTGCTGTGACACTCAGTTTCTTAGACTCAACAAAGTAACACAGTTAGTTACGTATGACTTATGAGACAAAGCTTGGACATACTGTAAGCTGAGACATAGCTTTTAGGTTCCTTTTCCTCTCCATGAATAATGGCTTCTAGTCATTTAAGTCTGAATCAAGTGATACCAAACTATTACTACGCTATGTCAAACTTCTATTCCAGCATGTCATGCTGATGCCGAGAGCTGCTGCTTTAAATGATATCTCTGTTGTGTGAAGATATAATTGATGTCTTGTATTTTTCTATCTTCTCGAGTGTAACAGAAGGAAGTGCTATTGTCAACTTGTATATCCctgattctttctttttgcacACATACCAAGATCTTGTATtaaagtaagaaaaaaaacaggtcttttttttttgagaaaaaccCGGGTCTTTAACCAATCATTATACCTTGATACTTAAATCATTATCcacaaaatctgaaacacttattatggatcggaggaagtaatgaATAATGTTAACAGACTCGTGCTGCAGATTTCCAGTGATCAGATTTTACTATTTACAGCTTCATGTTTTATTTGGCTCATAAGCTTTTGTTGAACTTCCTGCCCTGCTGATTCCAATCCCTGATGAGCTCTCCAGTTCTGATAACATCTCCAGTAGAGCTCATGCATTGcaagttgttttttcttttcacaatCATGATAGCACTGCAACTTGGCGATAGTGATATTTCTAACAGAGAACTAGTGAGTCGAGGGGACTACATTATCAGATATGGAGTTCAAGGGACAAACTCAAATTTTCTGGTAATATATAAGGAGTATACTTCTTTCTTGTGTCCCAAAGATGTTGAACTCGTCATGTGAATCTTGTTCTATTACTGTTTGTGATTCCAATCCCTGATGTAACGCTGctctttcttctcctctgATTTTCAGACCCTTCCCatttgaaaaggaaaaaagaacagGTATCAATGTTCTGGGCTGGCTTCAGCGAGAAGCGAGCAACTTGATTACATAATACCTCTGTGTAAGCTTATCACTTGCGATCTAAGCGTCGCAGTGGCAATAACATAGTGCAGGTCAATCATGGTCTTTGTGCATGTGAGATGATATCTTTTTTTGCCAACCTGCCGTCCATGGTCCAAGGAAGCTCTTCTACACTGGACACAAGTCTTATAGCAGTGTTTGCGTACAAAAAAGGTGTACCTGGCATTTGTTTTTAGGGGCTGTGTGTGGCCAATTGTCCTTTTTGGCGTGTTGGGTCGTGATAATGTGGTTTGGAGGGAGAGGCCAAATAGTGGGCTTACATTATTTGTCTGTGGTATTTTAATTTCGTTCTTCCTTGCCACCCTTTGGGGTCCATCTCCAGGTAAATTATGTGGGGAATGAAAATACTGCACATTTGTGCGCATCTGGAGTAGAAACATTGCCGGGTTTCTGAAAACTGAAATAAACGTCGAGAGCTTTACAAAATCAAGCAGCAGCTCACGACAAGATTGCTGATGAACAACACCTGAATTATGAACTTCTTTACATGATAATGATAtggtgctttttttttgttacattTGGTGGCCAACTATGTCAGGCTTGTCCCTCCTTTAGATTACCAGAGTTCGATTATCACGAATGGCATGTGTTGGGTGGTCTATCTACCTGGATTTTTCGCTGCAGGTTTTTCTGAGTCCCAtggctgttttttttattaaaaaaatgaagcatAGTCCCATGGCTGCTAAATTTAACATGATTCCCCAAATCCATATGCTCTGGGTTTTTCTTTCCTGAGTCACATGGCTGCTAAATTTATTCGCAGCATCCCAGGTTCCCAGGAGCCGTTGGATTCTCCATACCAAGAGCGTGACAAGGAAGGATCGACCGCACATTGCAGTACAATGGGATGTCGGATCCTTTCATATGCTGTCTCCTCCCCATCTTCTTATGCCTTTTTAGGCCAACTCCTTGACCAAATCTACAGAGGGAGAGAGACTAGAGAAATGTTGAGAGAGAGCAGGTATGGCTTTTTCTGCTATCTGCCCATTGATGTTGATCCAGCTGAGCTGTTCCAACCAATCTCTTAGCAGGACATGCTCCTGTTCTGTGACTTGATTTGCCAACCGTGGCTGCAATCATGATTGACTGTTTTCTGTTATTctatatttcctttttttcgcGGTTGTAAATGCGTGATTTAGGAGGCTAATTCTTGCCCTGGAGCATCATCATCCGTGCACAAGATTGGGCAGATGGAGACTTGGAGGGAGAGTAGTACAACGTGTACAAAAAATGGAGATCGTGTAGGAGATATCAGTGATGGCGATTCATGTGTACTCCataccacgacaagtatttagaaatggaTGGAGCAAGCAGTAAACGCAAGTCAAGTCAAGGAAAAC carries:
- the LOC100840562 gene encoding uncharacterized protein LOC100840562 isoform X1, with protein sequence MLLSRSTRPILSPFLRKPKPSRLPKPFSSASASASALTPPTPRSPATTAHVPEDPTPLFLRPPTHPVPAPSLAAFRRRAAALVPPNAPHLHRHLRWLLADASSSTANPDPAVHLLRAPLDELEALWLRHVRDRRPFQYVVGNEHWRDLVVAVRDGVLIPRPETEAVVDMVGSVEGFGDGWWADLGTGSGAIAVAVARMLGPRGRVFATDVSEVAVEVARLNVERYGMQDKVEIRHGSWFEPLEDVKGKLMGVISNPPYIPTDDLPGLQPEVGWHEPKLALDGGKDGLDHLLHLCEGLSSALKPGGFFVFETNGDKQSEFLADFISTKWSSSFCNVEAVLDFADIKRFVRGYRR
- the LOC100840562 gene encoding uncharacterized protein LOC100840562 isoform X2 — encoded protein: MLLSRSTRPILSPFLRKPKPSRLPKPFSSASASASALTPPTPRSPATTAHVPEDPTPLFLRPPTHPVPAPSLAAFRRRAAALVPPNAPHLHRHLRWLLADASSSTANPDPAVHLLRAPLDELEALWLRHVRDRRPFQYVVGNEHWRDLVVAVRDGVLIPRPETEAVVDMVGSVEGFGDGWWADLGTGSGAIAVAVARMLGPRGRVFATDVSEVAVEVARLNVERYGMQDKVEIRHGSWFEPLEDVKGKLMGVISNPPYIPTDDLPGLQPEVGWHEPKLALDGGKDGLDHLLHLCEGLSSALKPGGFFVFETLPI